From a single Nocardioides panacis genomic region:
- a CDS encoding alpha-ketoglutarate-dependent dioxygenase AlkB yields MTVEFQTSLFDSPDDLDCPDGTGGPDAALGPLGGTVTRHVLTRGAWVDVRPGWVSGSDELFARLVTDVPWHAERRVMWDNEVAVPRLLKFYAEDEPLPDPLLVEARHALDRHYAAELGERFRSAGMCFYRDGRDSVAWHGDTIGRSSTEDTMVAILSLGEARRLSLRPRTGGESISFPVGHGDLLVMGGSCQRTWEHAVLKTARPVGPRISIQFRPYGVR; encoded by the coding sequence ATGACCGTGGAGTTCCAGACGTCGCTGTTCGACAGTCCCGACGACCTCGACTGCCCCGACGGCACCGGTGGACCCGACGCCGCCCTCGGGCCGCTCGGCGGCACGGTCACCCGGCACGTGCTCACCCGGGGCGCCTGGGTCGACGTGCGCCCGGGCTGGGTGTCCGGCTCGGACGAGCTGTTCGCCCGGCTGGTCACCGACGTGCCCTGGCACGCCGAGCGGCGGGTGATGTGGGACAACGAGGTGGCCGTCCCGCGGCTGCTGAAGTTCTACGCCGAGGACGAGCCGCTGCCCGACCCGCTGCTCGTGGAGGCCCGGCACGCGCTGGACCGGCACTACGCCGCCGAGCTCGGCGAGCGGTTCCGGTCGGCCGGGATGTGCTTCTACCGCGACGGCCGCGACAGCGTGGCCTGGCACGGGGACACCATCGGCCGGAGCAGCACCGAGGACACGATGGTCGCGATCCTCTCGCTCGGCGAGGCCCGGCGGCTCTCGCTGCGCCCGCGCACCGGGGGCGAGTCGATCTCGTTCCCGGTCGGGCACGGCGACCTGCTGGTGATGGGCGGCTCCTGCCAGCGCACCTGGGAGCACGCCGTCCTCAAGACCGCCCGCCCGGTGGGGCCGCGGATCAGCATCCAGTTCCGCCCGTACGGCGTCCGCTGA
- a CDS encoding AAA family ATPase yields MTRGLLLNGTVGAGKTSVAAAVGDLLRERDEPHAVLDLDALRQAWPSPPGDRFNTTILLANLRAVSANVRAAGARTLVLAGVVETAADREALTRAAGVPLTFVRLTADPDLVRARLRSRHRDDPDGLRWHLARSSELADLLAAAAVEDHVVDTTAASVPTVAAQVLALTRH; encoded by the coding sequence GTGACCCGGGGGCTTCTGCTCAACGGCACCGTGGGCGCCGGGAAGACCTCGGTCGCCGCGGCAGTCGGCGACCTGCTCCGCGAGCGGGACGAGCCCCACGCGGTGCTCGACCTCGACGCGCTGCGGCAGGCCTGGCCGTCCCCGCCCGGCGACCGGTTCAACACCACGATCCTGCTGGCCAACCTGCGCGCGGTGTCGGCGAACGTCCGTGCCGCGGGCGCCCGGACGCTGGTGCTGGCCGGCGTCGTCGAGACGGCGGCCGACCGGGAGGCGCTGACCCGCGCGGCGGGCGTGCCGCTGACCTTCGTCCGCCTGACCGCGGACCCGGACCTGGTGCGGGCCCGGCTCCGGTCGCGGCACCGCGACGACCCGGACGGGCTGCGCTGGCACCTGGCGCGCTCGAGCGAGCTGGCCGACCTCCTGGCGGCCGCCGCGGTGGAGGACCACGTCGTCGACACCACCGCGGCGAGCGTGCCGACGGTCGCCGCACAGGTGCTGGCGCTGACCAGGCACTAG
- a CDS encoding DUF1990 family protein — MAREVGRLPARDVDRLGALPFSYAPVGATSGSTYPAGFHRLDLEVAVGRGEADLRRAAETLMTWRMHAGAGLRVAAGSPRVHTGAVVLCRLGPLRIPCRVVWVVDEPTRTGFAYGTLPGHPEAGEESFVVRLDGDVVRLAVSAYSRPGLLVTRLAGPVGRWGQRRMLARYAGALR, encoded by the coding sequence GTGGCCCGTGAGGTCGGCCGGCTCCCGGCCCGCGACGTCGACCGGCTCGGCGCCCTGCCGTTCAGCTACGCCCCGGTGGGCGCGACCAGCGGGTCGACGTACCCCGCGGGCTTCCACCGGCTCGACCTCGAGGTCGCGGTGGGCCGGGGCGAGGCGGACCTCCGCCGGGCCGCGGAGACGCTGATGACCTGGCGGATGCACGCCGGAGCCGGGCTGCGGGTCGCCGCCGGATCGCCCCGCGTGCACACCGGCGCCGTCGTGCTGTGCCGGCTCGGGCCGCTGCGGATCCCCTGCCGCGTGGTGTGGGTGGTCGACGAGCCGACCCGGACCGGGTTCGCCTACGGCACGCTGCCCGGGCACCCGGAGGCCGGCGAGGAGTCGTTCGTGGTCCGCCTGGACGGCGACGTCGTGCGGCTGGCCGTGTCGGCGTACTCCCGCCCGGGGCTGCTGGTCACCCGGCTCGCCGGGCCGGTCGGCCGCTGGGGCCAGCGCCGGATGCTCGCCCGCTACGCCGGCGCGCTGCGGTGA
- a CDS encoding DUF3253 domain-containing protein, whose amino-acid sequence MPPEEKTGPDVDARLEAAILDLLGKRAPTSTICPSDAARAVRPDGWRDLMEPARRAARRLVADGSVVVTQGGRVVDPATATGPIRIRRAG is encoded by the coding sequence GTGCCCCCCGAGGAGAAGACCGGTCCCGACGTCGACGCACGCCTCGAGGCCGCGATCCTCGACCTCCTGGGGAAGCGGGCACCCACCTCGACGATCTGCCCCTCCGACGCCGCCCGCGCGGTGCGGCCGGACGGCTGGCGGGACCTGATGGAGCCGGCCAGGCGGGCGGCCCGCCGGCTCGTCGCGGACGGCAGCGTGGTCGTCACGCAGGGCGGCCGGGTCGTCGACCCCGCGACCGCGACCGGGCCGATCCGGATCCGCCGGGCTGGCTGA
- a CDS encoding ABC transporter ATP-binding protein: MTEQSSTDPSPRRAAARAVGLTKTYGTGDATVTALDGVDVELYAGEFTAVMGPSGSGKSTLMHCCAALDSVTSGSVFVGDTELSRLGDKELTRLRRDEIGFVFQSFNLVPTLTAEENILLPLSIAGRRPDPAWYDLVIDTVGLRDRLTHRPNELSGGQQQRVAVARALASRPSIVFADEPTGNLDSRSGAEVLTLLRRSVDEFGQTVVMVTHDPVAAAFTDRVLFLADGRVVDEVRHPDRETVLDRMTRMDARQLDAVAADGTPD, encoded by the coding sequence GTGACCGAGCAGTCGAGCACCGACCCGTCCCCGCGGCGGGCCGCCGCGCGCGCCGTCGGCCTCACCAAGACCTACGGCACGGGGGACGCCACGGTCACCGCCCTGGACGGCGTGGACGTCGAGCTCTACGCCGGCGAGTTCACCGCGGTGATGGGGCCGTCCGGCTCCGGCAAGTCCACCCTGATGCACTGCTGTGCCGCCCTCGACAGCGTCACCAGCGGGTCGGTGTTCGTCGGCGACACCGAGCTCAGCCGGCTCGGCGACAAGGAGCTGACCCGGCTGCGGCGCGACGAGATCGGCTTCGTGTTCCAGTCCTTCAACCTGGTGCCGACGCTGACCGCCGAGGAGAACATCCTGCTGCCGCTCTCGATCGCCGGCCGCCGCCCGGACCCCGCGTGGTACGACCTGGTCATCGACACCGTCGGCCTGCGCGACCGGCTCACGCACCGGCCCAACGAGCTGTCCGGCGGCCAGCAGCAGCGGGTCGCGGTGGCCCGGGCGCTGGCCAGCCGGCCCTCGATCGTGTTCGCCGACGAGCCGACCGGCAACCTCGACTCGCGCTCCGGCGCGGAGGTGCTCACGCTGCTGCGGCGCTCGGTCGACGAGTTCGGGCAGACCGTCGTGATGGTCACCCACGACCCGGTCGCGGCGGCGTTCACCGACCGGGTGCTGTTCCTCGCCGACGGCCGCGTCGTGGACGAGGTGCGGCACCCCGACCGGGAGACGGTCCTGGACCGGATGACCCGGATGGACGCCCGACAGCTCGACGCGGTTGCCGCGGACGGCACTCCGGACTGA
- a CDS encoding GntR family transcriptional regulator, whose product MGDVITPDRSRPAVHKHVQVREYVRGLIQGAEPGSPAPSERELVHHFGVARMTVRQALDALVAEGLLERVPGRGTFVARAKIDVQVRLSSYTEEMGRRGMKPDARTLLARMESAGPGVARALEIGEGDKVVHWQRLRLADGTPMCIEDAYLSDAILPNFLDHALPESLYVELQRRGLLPTWGEDSVDAALARKDEAELLGIPEGTPVLRIARRAFAGNIAVEVSRSTYRADRFTLWVPLSRPNTPVTPAR is encoded by the coding sequence ATGGGTGACGTGATCACACCAGATCGCTCGCGCCCGGCGGTGCACAAGCACGTCCAGGTCCGCGAGTACGTCCGGGGGCTGATCCAGGGTGCCGAGCCTGGCAGTCCGGCCCCGTCCGAGCGGGAGCTGGTGCACCACTTCGGCGTGGCCCGGATGACCGTGCGGCAGGCGCTCGACGCGCTCGTCGCCGAGGGGCTGCTCGAGCGGGTCCCCGGCCGGGGCACCTTCGTGGCGCGCGCCAAGATCGACGTCCAGGTGCGGCTCTCCAGCTACACCGAGGAGATGGGCCGCCGGGGCATGAAGCCGGACGCGCGCACGCTGCTGGCCCGCATGGAGTCCGCCGGGCCGGGCGTCGCGCGCGCCCTCGAGATCGGCGAGGGCGACAAGGTCGTGCACTGGCAGCGGCTGCGGCTGGCCGACGGCACCCCGATGTGCATCGAGGACGCCTACCTCTCCGACGCCATCCTGCCGAACTTCCTGGACCACGCGCTCCCCGAGAGCCTGTACGTCGAGCTGCAGCGCCGCGGCCTGCTGCCCACGTGGGGCGAGGACTCGGTGGACGCGGCCCTGGCGCGCAAGGACGAGGCCGAGCTGCTCGGCATCCCCGAGGGCACGCCGGTGCTGCGGATCGCCCGGCGGGCGTTCGCGGGCAACATCGCCGTGGAGGTCTCGCGGTCGACGTACCGTGCCGACCGGTTCACGCTGTGGGTGCCGCTGTCCCGCCCGAACACACCGGTGACCCCCGCCCGATGA
- a CDS encoding dipeptidase yields MTARRIPVLDGHNDLPWALREHCGYDLSKVDLAGGEGAVHTDLPRLRAGGVAGQFWSVFVPCSLAGDEAVTATLEQVDFVHRLVAAFPDDLALCRTADEVEAAMRAGRIASLSGMEGGHSINSSLGTLRMMHALGVRYMTLTHNENVPWADSATDEPVLGGLSDFGRDVVREMNRIGMFVDLSHVSADVMRDALAVATAPAIFSHSSARAVCDHPRNVPDDVLASLAGNGGVCMVTFVPPFVSQDWATWWFESMDVVSGRGGDPRRFEDLDPVLQERMAVAPPAPTVADVADHVEHVRDVAGLAHVGIGGDYDGSVSFPAGLEDVSGYPRLFDELRARGWSEDDLVALGSGNVLRALRDMESAAS; encoded by the coding sequence ATGACGGCTCGCCGGATCCCCGTCCTCGACGGGCACAACGACCTGCCCTGGGCGCTGCGCGAGCACTGCGGGTACGACCTGTCGAAGGTCGACCTGGCGGGCGGCGAGGGCGCCGTGCACACCGACCTCCCGCGGCTGCGCGCCGGCGGGGTGGCCGGCCAGTTCTGGTCGGTGTTCGTGCCGTGCTCGCTGGCCGGTGACGAGGCGGTCACCGCGACCCTCGAGCAGGTCGACTTCGTGCACCGGCTGGTGGCGGCGTTCCCCGACGACCTCGCCCTGTGCCGCACGGCGGACGAGGTGGAGGCCGCGATGCGGGCCGGCCGGATCGCCTCGCTGAGCGGGATGGAGGGCGGGCACTCGATCAACTCCTCGCTCGGCACGCTGCGGATGATGCACGCGCTCGGGGTGCGCTACATGACCCTCACCCACAACGAGAACGTCCCGTGGGCGGACTCGGCCACCGACGAGCCGGTGCTCGGCGGGCTCTCCGACTTCGGTCGCGACGTGGTCCGCGAGATGAACCGGATCGGCATGTTCGTGGACCTCTCGCACGTCTCCGCCGACGTGATGCGCGACGCGCTCGCGGTGGCCACGGCTCCGGCGATCTTCAGCCACAGCTCGGCGCGCGCCGTCTGCGACCACCCCCGCAACGTGCCCGACGACGTGCTCGCCTCGCTGGCCGGCAACGGCGGCGTCTGCATGGTGACGTTCGTGCCGCCGTTCGTCAGCCAGGACTGGGCGACGTGGTGGTTCGAGAGCATGGACGTGGTGTCCGGGCGCGGCGGCGACCCGCGCCGGTTCGAGGACCTCGACCCGGTGCTCCAGGAGCGGATGGCGGTGGCGCCGCCCGCGCCGACCGTCGCCGACGTCGCCGACCACGTCGAGCACGTCCGGGACGTCGCCGGCCTGGCCCACGTCGGCATCGGCGGCGACTACGACGGCTCCGTGTCGTTCCCCGCCGGCCTGGAGGACGTCTCGGGCTACCCGCGGCTCTTCGACGAGCTGCGCGCGCGAGGCTGGTCCGAGGACGACCTGGTGGCGCTCGGGTCCGGCAACGTGCTGCGGGCGCTGCGGGACATGGAGTCCGCGGCCTCGTGA
- a CDS encoding nucleotidyltransferase family protein, whose translation MSVAGLLLAAGAGRRMGGPKSLLRDPHGVPFLDRAVGLLLDGGCATVTVVLGASAGEARALLDEAGWTADPAVDVVVADDWDEGMGASLRTGLRALSGRGDEAALVTLVDLPDVDERVLRRVLAAGRGPGALVRSTYGGEPGHPVLIGRDHWAGVVETAAGDRGARTYFRTHAPLACECGDLATGRDLDRPEDLLE comes from the coding sequence GTGAGCGTCGCCGGGCTGCTGCTCGCCGCCGGGGCGGGCCGACGGATGGGTGGGCCCAAGTCCCTGCTGCGCGACCCGCACGGCGTGCCGTTCCTGGACCGCGCCGTCGGGCTGCTGCTGGACGGCGGCTGCGCGACGGTGACCGTGGTGCTGGGCGCCTCCGCCGGGGAGGCCCGGGCGCTGCTGGACGAGGCCGGCTGGACCGCGGACCCCGCGGTCGACGTGGTCGTCGCGGACGACTGGGACGAGGGCATGGGCGCCTCGCTGCGGACCGGGCTGCGGGCCCTGTCCGGGCGGGGCGACGAGGCGGCCCTGGTCACGCTGGTGGACCTGCCCGACGTCGACGAGCGGGTGCTGCGCCGGGTGCTGGCCGCCGGCCGGGGACCCGGGGCGCTGGTGCGGTCGACGTACGGCGGGGAGCCGGGGCACCCGGTGCTGATCGGGCGGGACCACTGGGCCGGCGTCGTGGAGACCGCCGCCGGGGACCGCGGGGCGCGCACCTACTTCCGGACCCACGCGCCGCTGGCCTGCGAGTGCGGCGACCTGGCGACCGGGCGGGACCTGGACCGTCCCGAGGACCTGCTGGAATAA
- a CDS encoding NAD(P)-dependent oxidoreductase: MRIAVYGATGMVGSRIAAEAVARGHEVTGVSRSGGELPEGVKPEQGDALDADLARRVAASHDVVVSAVGPSRTGADEGRFVQAVRTLVETLGDSRLVVVGGAGSLLVDGVRLVDGPDFPEAYKSESLIGADSLAYLRGLPEGPDWTYLSPAPVIAPGERTGSYRLGLESPAGDFVSAEDYAAALLDEVETPQHSRKRFTVAS; this comes from the coding sequence ATGCGCATCGCGGTCTACGGGGCAACAGGGATGGTCGGCAGCAGGATCGCCGCGGAGGCGGTGGCCCGCGGCCACGAGGTCACCGGCGTCAGCCGTTCCGGCGGGGAGCTGCCCGAGGGCGTGAAGCCCGAGCAGGGCGACGCGCTGGACGCAGACCTGGCCCGCCGGGTCGCCGCGAGCCACGACGTCGTGGTGTCCGCCGTCGGCCCGAGCCGCACCGGCGCCGACGAGGGCCGCTTCGTGCAGGCCGTGCGGACGCTGGTGGAGACGCTGGGCGACAGCCGCCTGGTGGTCGTGGGCGGGGCGGGCAGCCTGCTCGTCGACGGCGTCCGGCTGGTGGACGGCCCGGACTTCCCGGAGGCCTACAAGAGCGAGTCGCTGATCGGCGCGGACAGCCTCGCCTACCTGCGCGGGCTGCCCGAGGGGCCCGACTGGACCTACCTGTCCCCGGCACCGGTGATCGCCCCCGGCGAGCGCACCGGCTCCTACCGGCTCGGGCTGGAGTCCCCGGCCGGCGACTTCGTCAGCGCCGAGGACTACGCCGCCGCGCTGCTGGACGAGGTGGAGACCCCCCAGCACAGCAGGAAGCGGTTCACCGTCGCCTCCTGA